The region TAGTTCTCTTTCTTTTATTTATGAGGCCCATGTACATCTTAACCTTTGATGAGGATGTGGCCTTTGTTGATGGTTTGCCTACAAGATTCATGTCAACGGCCTTTAATATCATAACAGGTATTTCAATTGCCTTGATGATACCAGTGGCTGGAGCCTTACTTGTCAGTGCCATTATGGTTATGCCAGGAAGCATCGCCTTGAGAGTTGCTAAATCATTTAAGTCAGTTATGCTAATAAGTATTATTTTAGGCTTTTTTGGAATGGTTAGCGGTTTACTTATTTCATACTACTGGGCAACACCTGCCAGTGCAAGTATTACCATTGTCTTTGTGGCCATGTTTGTTGTTATGCTTATTTATAAGAAATTGCTTCAAAAAAAATAATAAAAACCAGCTGAGGAAGATTCTTAAATCTCAGTTGGTTTTTATTAAGTCCTATTTAAGAGTATTTATTTATTATCGAGTTAAATGTGCTACTTGGGGCAAAAAATTCTAATTTTTCACCAGTAAAAGGATGCGTGAGAGAAAGTTTGCTGGCATGAAGCATCATTCTTTCTTCCTTAATTTTCCCGTAGAGGGAATCTCCAATAATGGGATGATTGATACTTGCTAGATGGACTCTTATTTGATGGGTTCTACCAGTTTCGAGTATGCAGGAAAGGTAAGAATTTTGCCTGCTAGTATCAAGTAAGTTCAGGTGGGTAATAGCCCTTTTACCTGACTTAGTAACAAGCCTTTTACTCCGATTGTGGCGGTCTCGTCCGATAGGCTTATCAATGGTCATCTTATCCTCCTTAATCCTACCACCAACCAATGCCTGATAGTTCCTATAGATTTTTTTGTCCTCAAGCATTGTATTAAGAATGGGTAAAACGAATTGATTTTTAGCAAATAAGATGGCTCCGCTGGTTTCCTGATCGAGTCTGTGGACAACATAGGCAGGGTGACCAAGATAGGCTGAAACATGGTTTAAAAGAGCAAGCTCACCTGGTTCATTGGGGTGGGTTTTCATACCCTCAGGCTTATTTACAACAATTAAATGCTCATCCTCATAAAGGCAGTCAACCAAATTTTTATGACCAAGGACAACTTCCTTGTGCGGATAATCGCTTACATCAAAAATGAGGGTGATTAAATCCCCAGGCCCTACGAGGGTATCCCAAGGCTTATTTTCATTATTGATCAGAACCCCTTTTTTAGTCCTTAAAAGGTGCCTTTTTTTACGGGGAAGAAGCCACTTGTCTTCCAAAAGAATATTTAATGTCATATTTGGAGAATTTTGTGGTATTGTAATATTATATTTCATGTTTTTTATTCTAACACATATAATAAGAAATCGGATTTAAGAAATTAATACAAGTGGAGGTTAAACACTTGAGTCAAAAATACAGTCGTTCAAAAAGAACTAATAATAAGCTGAGTAAGGAAAAGGTAAGTTCTAGCCCTGAAACTTCTAATGAGGACTTAGAGCTTAAAAAATCAAAACATCCCTACTGGCATAAGTTTAGAATGTGGTGGAAGCGTCATAATCTAACAAAGATATTCCTACTAATAATTTTATCCTTCATCCTGATGATTGGGGGTTACCTCTTTTACCTAGCTAAAACAGCCAATGTATCTGACCTTCAGGAATCCTTGAGGTCAACAACGGTTATTATCGATAAAAATGGTGATTCAGCAGGGTCTATGTATGGCCAAAAGGGAACCTATGTTGACATTGATCAAATATCCCCTCATGTTATTGATGCCGTTGTGGCAACTGAGGACAGGAGTTTTTATAGTAACCGCGGCGTAAATATTCCAAGGACCCTTTTAGCTGTGGCAACCTTAGGTAAGTTTGGTGGGGGTTCAACCATTACCCAACAGCTGGCTAAAAATGCCTACTTGACCCAGAAACAGACGGTTGACCGTAAAGCCAAGGAGATTTTCCTAGCCATGGAAATCACCAAAAAATATAGTAAGAGTGATATTATGGCCATGTACCTAAATAACTCATACTTTGGTAATGGAATCTGGGGGATTGAAGATGCATCCCACAAGTACTTTGGTAAAAGTGCGGCGGAGTTGACCCTAGATGAAAGTGCAACCCTTGCTGGGATTTTAAAATGGCCCGAGGTCTATAATCCCCTCTACAAAGATGGTAAATTTGCAACTGATAGGAGAAATACCGTCCTTCAAAACATGGTCAATGCCAAATTGGCTAGCCAGGATGAGGCCAATCAAGCAGCAAATATTGATATGAATAGCAAGATTGACGATGACTATACAGGCAAAGATAGTGACTATAAATACCCATCCTATTTTGATGCGGTCATTCAGGAGGCAGCAAGTAAGTACGGCCTAAGTGAAAATGACATCTTAAACAATGGCTATAAAATATATACAGGGCTTGACCAAAATTATCAAATTGGTCTACAAGATACCTATGCAGCAACCTATCTTTTTCCAAGAGCTTCTGATGGAGTGGTTGCCCAAAGTGCAAGTGTCGCCCTTGATCCGTCAACTGGGGCTGTCGCAGCTCTAGTGGGAAGAGTTCCAACTGATAAGGATAATACCTTCAGGGGCTTTAACTTTGCGACCCAGGCTCAAAGAAGCCCAGGATCAACCATTAAACCACTTGTTGTTTATAGTCCAGCCATTGAAGCTGGTTGGACCATCAATCAGGTTCTTGAGGACAAACCTCATGACTATAATGGCTATAACCCGCAAAATTATACCAGAACCTACCAGGGGCAGGTGCCCATGTATGAAGCCCTAGCTCAGAGTTTGAATCTACCTGCCGTTTATACGGTAAACAAATTAGGAGTTAAGACAGCTGTTGCTAAGGGTAAAGCCTTTGGTCTTAATTTGACTGATAAAAATGAGGAGCTTCAAGTAGCTCTTGGTGGTGGAGTTGTGACCAACCCTTGGCAGATGGCCCAAGCTTATGGAACATTTGCCAACAATGGTATAATGAATGAAGCCCATTTGATTACAAAAATTGAAAACTCTAGTGGTCAGGTCATTAAAAGTTACAAGCAAAACCAAAAACGTGTCTTAGATAAGAGTACCAATGACAAGATGACCAGCATGATGCTTGGAACCTATTCAAATGGTACAGGGGTTTATGCTGAGCCTTATGGCTACACTTTAGCCGGAAAAACAGGAACAACAGAGACGGCTGACGGCAATAATACCAATGACCAGTGGGTTATTGGCTATACGCCAGATGTTGTAATCAGTCTGTGGCTTGGCTTTGAAAAAACAGATGAGACCCACTACCTAGAAGGTGCAAGTAGCGGTCAAGCTTCTAAGATATTTAAGCAGGCAGCATCTTACATTCTTCCTAATACTAAGGGTACTAAGTTTTCAGTTGAAAATGCCTATGCCTTAAATGGCAAGTCGCCAGTAGACACAGGTGAGGATGATAAGGATAGTATTATCATCGGTAGTGATTCCAACCTCTTAGATGATGCCCAGGAAAAGGCTAAGGATTTTAGTAACAGGGTTAAAGAACAAGTTGAAAAATCTGGCATTGGTGAAAAAATTAAAGATTTTTGGAATAATCTTAAATCTAAATTTTAGGCAATTGTCAGTAAAAGAATAATATGATAGAATGAATCGATAGGAGACGATATGTTAAAAAAAGCATCTCTTGCGTGTGGAGTATGTGGATCACGCAATTATTCAATAAACCTAAGTAGCAATGCTAAAGAAAAACGTTTAGTCGTAAATAAGTTTTGCAAGCATTGTGGGAAATACACAGAACATAAAGAAACGAGGTAGGGCATTAGCTCATAAGAAAGTATGAAATTTATCAAAAGCGTCTTAAGTTTAATGAATAAAGTTACATGGCCAACTAAAAAAGAGGCAGCAATTGATTTCGCAGGCGTTATCGAGTATTCTGCTTTCTTCCTGCTCATTATCTTTGTATTTGATAAGCTAATCAAATTAGGTATTACATCAGTTTTAAGTTTATTTGTAAAATAGTATAACTTAATTTAACTTTTGTGATATAATAAAAAAAACGAAGTCCTTAGGGGCTTTTTTAGTTGAAAAAAGGAGACAAAATGGACAACTTAACAAGTTTTGACCAAGGTTGGTTTGTAATCCAAACCTACTCAGGATATGAAAATAAGGTAAAGGAGACACTACTTGAGCGTGCTCATACCTATAATATGACGGACAATATTCTTCGTATTGAAATTCCTACAGAAACAGTTACTCGTGACGTTAACGGGAAAATCAAGGAAACTGAAGAAAACATGTTCCCAGGATATGTGTTAGTTGAGATGAATATGACAGATGAAGCTTGGTTTGTCGTGCGTAACACACCAAACGTTACAGGATTCGTTGGGTCTCACGGTAACCGTAGTAAACCAACACCTTTATTTGAAGAAGAGATTCGCCATATTCTAAACGGTATGGGCAAAACGCTTCGTAATCATGAAATCGACCTTAAGGTTGGGGATCCAGTTAAGATTATTGACGGAGCCTTTGCTGACATGGTTGGTAATGTTACAGAGATTGTTGATAGCCGTAAGCTTAAGGTATCAATTGAAATGTTTGGTCGTGAAACAGTAGTAGACCTTGAAGTTGATCAAATCGACGAAATTAGTAAATAAATCAAAGGAGCCTAGCTCCTTTTTTAAAATCCATTAATTTATTGGTAATTTTTGTTATAATAATAAAAATAAAATCAAGGAGACAGGAAGCATGCCACTTAAATATCAGAGTACAAGAGATAAGAGCAATATAGTTACAGCCAGTCAGGCTATTTTACAAGGATTGGCGACCGATGGGGGGCTATATGTACCAAGCAAACTCCCTCAGATAGACTTGGATTTTGAAAAACTTAAGGATGCAAGTTATCAGGAAGTAGCCAAGCTTGTTCTAGCAGGATTCTTAGATGATTTTACAGAAGAAGAGCTTGATTACTGTGTGAATTCGGCCTACGATGACAAGTTTGACGACAAGAGGATTGCTCCCTTGGTTCAAGTAGGTGATCACTACAACCTGGAGTTGTTCCATGGAAATACTATTGCCTTTAAGGATATGGCCCTATCAATTCTGCCTTATTTAATGACTACCGCTGCTAAAAAATCTGGTACTCAAAATGAGATTGTAATCCTTACAGCAACAAGTGGTGACACAGGGAAGGCTGCCATGGCGGGATTTGCTGATGTCGAAAATACGCAAATCATTGTCTTTTATCCAAAAGACGGGGTCAGTGAAATCCAAAGGCAACAAATGATAACCCAAAAGGGTGCCAATACCCACGTGGTAGCAATTGAAGGAAATTTTGACGATGCCCAAACTAAGGTCAAGGAGATGTTTAATAACCTTAATCTGCGTGAGAAGATGCTTACAAACAAGAAACAATTCTCAAGTGCTAACTCAATGAATATTGGACGTCTGGTCCCTCAGATTGTTTATTATGTTTATGCCTATGCCCAGCTTCTTAAGGAAAATCAGATTGAAAACGGAGAACAAATCAATTTTAGTGTACCAACAGGTAACTTTGGAAACATCCTTGCTGCTTACTATGCTAAAGAAATAGGACTACCTGTAAACAAATTAATCTGTGCCTCTAATGAGAACAAGGTTTTAACGGATTTCTTCCAAACAGGACTTTATGATAAAAATAGGGAGTTCTTTGTGACCTCAAGCCCTTCAATGGATATTCTGGTTTCGAGTAATCTTGAACGCTTAATCTTCCATGCAACAGAAGACAATGATCAGCTGACAAATTCGTTGATGGATGAGCTTTACAGTAAGGGAACTTATGAAATCACTAAAGGCATGCAAAAACATTTGGCTGATTTTATTTCAGGATATGCCAGCCAGGAGGATACTAAGCAAGAGATAAGGGAAGTTTTTGATTTAACTTCTTATACAGAAGACCCGCATACAGCGGTTGCAAGTAAGGTTTACAGGGACTACCGAGAAGCTAGCTCAGATTCTACTAGGACTGTGGTCGTATCTACTGCAAGCCCTTATAAGTTTCCGCGAGTAGTCGTTGAGGCATTAACCGATAGTAAGAGTGATTTGGATGATTTTGCCTTGGTTGATCAACTAGAAGAACTTTCTAAGGTTAAACAACCCGAAGCCGTAAGAAATCTAAAAGAAGAACCTGTCCTTCATAAGACAGTCGTTGGTATTTCTGACATGCAAAAGGCAGTTGAAAAATACTTAGATTTAAAATAATCATTAAAGGTGGTGGGTAATCTACTGCCTTTTTTATTTGCTTATTATAGAAGAAAGAAAAAAATAAAATTTTTACAATAAAAGTCTTGCCAAGCAGAAGATAATTTGATAGTATAGTCAAGTACTGCAAAAATGCAGACTATGGCATTGAAGCAAGAGGTTGCGACACACCCGGGAGCATTGCCAAGCTAGGGGAGTTGGTTTTCTTGTGGAGCTAGCCTATTCAAGACAATAGACGAGAGGAGAAAAAATGGCAAATAAAAAAATTCGCATTCGTTTGAAAGCATACGAACACCGTATCCTTGATCAAGCGGCTGAAAAGATCGTAGAAACTACTAAACGTACAGGTGCTCAAGTAAGTGGTCCAATCCCACTTCCAACTGATCGTTCACTATACACAGTAATTCGTGCGACTCACAAATACAAAGATAGCCGCGAACAATTCGAAATGCGCACACACAAACGCTTAATCGACATCATCGAGCCAACACAAAAAACTGTTGACGCTCTTATGAAACTTGATTTACCAAGCGGTGTAAACATCGAAATTAAACTTTAAGAAAGGGAACTCTAATGACAAAAGGAATCTTAGGGAAAAAAGTGGGAATGACCCAAATCTTCACTGAGTCTGGTGAATTAATCCCAGTTACTGTCATCGAAGCAACTCCAAACGTTGTTCTTCAAGTTAAAACTGTTGAAACAGACGGTTATGAAGCAACTCAAGTTGGTTTTGACGACAAACGTGAAGTTTTGAGTAACAAACCTGCCAAAGGTCATGTTGCTAAAGCAAATACGGCTCCTAAGCGCTTCATCCGTGAATTTAAAGGTATTGAAGGCTTAGAAGTTGGATCAGAAATCACTGTTGATACATTCGCAGCTGGAGATATCGTTGATGTCACAGGTACGACTAAAGGTAAAGGTTTCCAAGGTGTTATCAAACGCCACGGACAATCACGTGGACCAATGTCACACGGGTCTCGTTACCACCGTCGTCCAGGGTCAATGGGTCCTGTAGCGCCTAACCGCGTGTTCAAAAATAAACACTTGGCAGGTCGTATGGGTGGAAACCGTGTAACAATTCAAAACCTTGAAATTGCACAGGTTGTTCCAGAGAAGAATGTTATCCTTGTTAAAGGTAACGTTCCAGGAGCGAAAAAATCACTCATCACTATCAAAACTGCAGTAAAATCTGCGAAATAATAAGGAAGGGAGAAACTTACCGAAATGGCTAACGTAGCATTATTTAAACAAGATGGTAGCAAAGCTGGCGAAGTTACTCTGAATGACGCAGTATTTGGAATTGAACCAAATGAAACTGTAGTTTTCGATGTAATCCTAAGCCAACGCGCAAGTCTTCGTCAAGGTACAAGTGCAGTTAAGAACCGTTCAGCAGTATCAGGTGGTGGTCGTAAACCATGGCGCCAAAAAGGTACTGGACGTGCACGTCAAGGTTCAATCAGAAGCCCACAATGGCGTGGTGGTGGTGTTGTCTTCGGACCAAACCCACGTAGCTATGCTTACAAGCTTCCACAAAAAGTTCGTCAACTTGCTCTTAAATCTGTTTACTCAGAAAAAGTTGCTGGTGACAAACTTGTAGCTGTTGACGCTTTATCATTTGACGCACCAAAAACAAGCGAATTCGTAAAAGTTCTTTCAGCTCTTGCAATCGACCGTAAAGTCCTTGTAATCGTTGAAAACGAAGGAAATGAATTTGCTGAACTATCTGCTCGTAACATTCCAAATGTACAAGTAACAACTGCTAACTCAGCAAGCGTTCTTGACATTGTTAACAATGATAAATTATTGGTTACTCAAGCAGCTCTATCTCAAATCGAGGAGGTCCTTGCATAATGAACCTTTATGATGTAATCAAAAAACCAATCATCACTGAAGCATCTATGCTTGCAATGGATGAGAAAAAATATACTTTCGAAGTTGATGCTCGTGCTCACAAAGAACTTATCAAACAAGCCGTTGAACGTGCTTTTGATGGAGTTAAGGTAGCATCTGTAAACACAATTAACGTTAAACCAAAAGCTAAACGCGTTGGTCGTTACACTGGATTTACAAGCAAATACAAGAAAGCAATCATCACACTAACTGAAGATTCTAAAAAAATCGAAAT is a window of Streptococcaceae bacterium ESL0729 DNA encoding:
- a CDS encoding RluA family pseudouridine synthase, with translation MKYNITIPQNSPNMTLNILLEDKWLLPRKKRHLLRTKKGVLINNENKPWDTLVGPGDLITLIFDVSDYPHKEVVLGHKNLVDCLYEDEHLIVVNKPEGMKTHPNEPGELALLNHVSAYLGHPAYVVHRLDQETSGAILFAKNQFVLPILNTMLEDKKIYRNYQALVGGRIKEDKMTIDKPIGRDRHNRSKRLVTKSGKRAITHLNLLDTSRQNSYLSCILETGRTHQIRVHLASINHPIIGDSLYGKIKEERMMLHASKLSLTHPFTGEKLEFFAPSSTFNSIINKYS
- the pbp2a gene encoding penicillin-binding protein PBP2A; its protein translation is MSKEKVSSSPETSNEDLELKKSKHPYWHKFRMWWKRHNLTKIFLLIILSFILMIGGYLFYLAKTANVSDLQESLRSTTVIIDKNGDSAGSMYGQKGTYVDIDQISPHVIDAVVATEDRSFYSNRGVNIPRTLLAVATLGKFGGGSTITQQLAKNAYLTQKQTVDRKAKEIFLAMEITKKYSKSDIMAMYLNNSYFGNGIWGIEDASHKYFGKSAAELTLDESATLAGILKWPEVYNPLYKDGKFATDRRNTVLQNMVNAKLASQDEANQAANIDMNSKIDDDYTGKDSDYKYPSYFDAVIQEAASKYGLSENDILNNGYKIYTGLDQNYQIGLQDTYAATYLFPRASDGVVAQSASVALDPSTGAVAALVGRVPTDKDNTFRGFNFATQAQRSPGSTIKPLVVYSPAIEAGWTINQVLEDKPHDYNGYNPQNYTRTYQGQVPMYEALAQSLNLPAVYTVNKLGVKTAVAKGKAFGLNLTDKNEELQVALGGGVVTNPWQMAQAYGTFANNGIMNEAHLITKIENSSGQVIKSYKQNQKRVLDKSTNDKMTSMMLGTYSNGTGVYAEPYGYTLAGKTGTTETADGNNTNDQWVIGYTPDVVISLWLGFEKTDETHYLEGASSGQASKIFKQAASYILPNTKGTKFSVENAYALNGKSPVDTGEDDKDSIIIGSDSNLLDDAQEKAKDFSNRVKEQVEKSGIGEKIKDFWNNLKSKF
- the rpmG gene encoding 50S ribosomal protein L33; its protein translation is MLKKASLACGVCGSRNYSINLSSNAKEKRLVVNKFCKHCGKYTEHKETR
- the secE gene encoding preprotein translocase subunit SecE; amino-acid sequence: MKFIKSVLSLMNKVTWPTKKEAAIDFAGVIEYSAFFLLIIFVFDKLIKLGITSVLSLFVK
- the nusG gene encoding transcription termination/antitermination protein NusG, giving the protein MDNLTSFDQGWFVIQTYSGYENKVKETLLERAHTYNMTDNILRIEIPTETVTRDVNGKIKETEENMFPGYVLVEMNMTDEAWFVVRNTPNVTGFVGSHGNRSKPTPLFEEEIRHILNGMGKTLRNHEIDLKVGDPVKIIDGAFADMVGNVTEIVDSRKLKVSIEMFGRETVVDLEVDQIDEISK
- the thrC gene encoding threonine synthase; the encoded protein is MPLKYQSTRDKSNIVTASQAILQGLATDGGLYVPSKLPQIDLDFEKLKDASYQEVAKLVLAGFLDDFTEEELDYCVNSAYDDKFDDKRIAPLVQVGDHYNLELFHGNTIAFKDMALSILPYLMTTAAKKSGTQNEIVILTATSGDTGKAAMAGFADVENTQIIVFYPKDGVSEIQRQQMITQKGANTHVVAIEGNFDDAQTKVKEMFNNLNLREKMLTNKKQFSSANSMNIGRLVPQIVYYVYAYAQLLKENQIENGEQINFSVPTGNFGNILAAYYAKEIGLPVNKLICASNENKVLTDFFQTGLYDKNREFFVTSSPSMDILVSSNLERLIFHATEDNDQLTNSLMDELYSKGTYEITKGMQKHLADFISGYASQEDTKQEIREVFDLTSYTEDPHTAVASKVYRDYREASSDSTRTVVVSTASPYKFPRVVVEALTDSKSDLDDFALVDQLEELSKVKQPEAVRNLKEEPVLHKTVVGISDMQKAVEKYLDLK
- the rpsJ gene encoding 30S ribosomal protein S10; protein product: MANKKIRIRLKAYEHRILDQAAEKIVETTKRTGAQVSGPIPLPTDRSLYTVIRATHKYKDSREQFEMRTHKRLIDIIEPTQKTVDALMKLDLPSGVNIEIKL
- the rplC gene encoding 50S ribosomal protein L3, translated to MTKGILGKKVGMTQIFTESGELIPVTVIEATPNVVLQVKTVETDGYEATQVGFDDKREVLSNKPAKGHVAKANTAPKRFIREFKGIEGLEVGSEITVDTFAAGDIVDVTGTTKGKGFQGVIKRHGQSRGPMSHGSRYHRRPGSMGPVAPNRVFKNKHLAGRMGGNRVTIQNLEIAQVVPEKNVILVKGNVPGAKKSLITIKTAVKSAK
- the rplD gene encoding 50S ribosomal protein L4 — translated: MANVALFKQDGSKAGEVTLNDAVFGIEPNETVVFDVILSQRASLRQGTSAVKNRSAVSGGGRKPWRQKGTGRARQGSIRSPQWRGGGVVFGPNPRSYAYKLPQKVRQLALKSVYSEKVAGDKLVAVDALSFDAPKTSEFVKVLSALAIDRKVLVIVENEGNEFAELSARNIPNVQVTTANSASVLDIVNNDKLLVTQAALSQIEEVLA
- a CDS encoding 50S ribosomal protein L23, translated to MNLYDVIKKPIITEASMLAMDEKKYTFEVDARAHKELIKQAVERAFDGVKVASVNTINVKPKAKRVGRYTGFTSKYKKAIITLTEDSKKIEIFGE